Genomic window (Nisaea sp.):
CCCATCTTGATCTTGTTCGGGGAGACATCTGTCCGTGGAGCGCAACAAGGATTACAGAGTCTTTCTGCCGCCGATGTTAATCGTTAGTTCAGAATTCCAAGGTATCTCTAGTCATATTGAATAAAGGGGTTCTTTCAATTGACCCTGAGGAGTTGAGGGGAGTTGCGCCGAGCATGAATGTGTGCGGTGCACTGGTAGCGGAATGTCCGACGACGATCTGAATATCATGGAATTTCTGGTCGAAGAGCACGGCGTGTCAGCTTCTTGCGCTGAGCCCTGGAAAGTTCTCATCGTGGATGATGACCGCGATGTTGCGGCGACGACCACTCTTGTGTTGCGCGACGTTGAGGTCGAGGGCAGGCCGCTTAACCTCCTGTCGGCTTACTCGGCGGCGGAAGCCAAGCAGGTCCTTGCCGAACATCCCGATATCGGCCTTGCCTTGATCGACGTGGTCATGGAAACGCCGAATGCCGGTCTCGATCTGATTCACTACATTCGTCAGGATATGGGCAACAAGCTGATCCGGCTGGTGGTGCGTACCGGTCAGCCGGGGCATGCGCCGGAACAAAGCGTCATCATCGATTACGATATCAGCGATTATAAAGAAAAGACCGAGCTCAGCGCACAGAAGCTCTTCTCGCTTGCTTACGCGGGACTGCGCTCCTACCAGCAATATCTCTCGATGGAGCAAAATCGCCGTGGCCTGATGAAAGTGTTGCAGGCCTCTACCGCACTGTTCGAAAAACCCGGACTAGACGATTTTGCCGACGGGATTCTCGAGAATCTCGGAGACATCGCGAACATGAACCGCGATCCGAAGGACAGACTCGGATCATCCGGCGTTCTCGCGGTGGCGGATGCAGATTCCAGCTCGGCGCAGGATTTCGAGATTGTGGCCGGGCGGAGCGGGAATGGAGAGTCACGGAAACTCTCGGACCTGTCGCTAGACGAGGAAACGAGACAACTGGTCGGTGAGTTGGCCGGGCGCGGGCCGGGTATTCACACCAGCCGAACCGAAAACGCATTGATGACCGGGATCGTCGGACGGAATGGTCAAACCAGCCTTCTTCTCTTGCCGGAGCTGCAAGGGTTGAGCGGGTCGGATGCCCAAATTGTCGATATCTTCATTTCCCAGGTTTTGACAGCCTTCGATAATCTTCGTCTGCATGATCAAACCGAACGCGCGCAGCGCGAAATCGTGCTGCGTCTGGGAGAGGCTGTCGAAACCCGGTCCGGTGAAACCGGGCGGCATGTTTCGCGAGTTGCTCTCTATGCCCGCGAGATCGCCGACAAGCTGGGGTTCAGCCAGTCTGATTCCGAACTGCTTTTCCGCGCTGCTCCTCTGCACGACATCGGTAAGATCGGCATTCCTGACGCCATCCTGTGCAAGCCGGGCAAGCTCGATCCGGACGAGTGGCAGGCGATGCAGGAGCACACGACGATAGGCTACGAAATGCTGCGGTCATCGGACATGCCGATCCTGAAGCTGGCAGCGCGGATCGCGCTTGAGCATCATGAAAAATGGGCTGGTGGCGGCTATCCCCGCAACATCAAGGCCGAGGATATCTCGATCGAGGGGCGGATCATCGGGCTTGTCGATGTCTTCGACGCGCTGACCTCGGAGCGGGTCTATAAAAAAGCGTGGCCGGTGGAAAAAGCCGTGCAGCTTATTCAGGAGGAAAGCGGCCGTCATTTCGATCCGATGGTCGTCGATACATTCCTGAAAAACCTGACCACGATGATCGATATCAGAATGACCCATGCTGATTAGAAGGTGACGCTGATCGAAGCCTGGCTGGATCAGCCGCCGGAGAAACACCGGAATGGATAGCCCAGAGGCTGCCGAACCGTATTCGGTAAAAGCGGAAGAATTTTTCTTTCACTGGCGGTGCGACCGGGACGGTACGGCGACAACCCTTTCGGATAATTTCGGAGCACTCACCGGTCT
Coding sequences:
- a CDS encoding HD domain-containing phosphohydrolase, translating into MSDDDLNIMEFLVEEHGVSASCAEPWKVLIVDDDRDVAATTTLVLRDVEVEGRPLNLLSAYSAAEAKQVLAEHPDIGLALIDVVMETPNAGLDLIHYIRQDMGNKLIRLVVRTGQPGHAPEQSVIIDYDISDYKEKTELSAQKLFSLAYAGLRSYQQYLSMEQNRRGLMKVLQASTALFEKPGLDDFADGILENLGDIANMNRDPKDRLGSSGVLAVADADSSSAQDFEIVAGRSGNGESRKLSDLSLDEETRQLVGELAGRGPGIHTSRTENALMTGIVGRNGQTSLLLLPELQGLSGSDAQIVDIFISQVLTAFDNLRLHDQTERAQREIVLRLGEAVETRSGETGRHVSRVALYAREIADKLGFSQSDSELLFRAAPLHDIGKIGIPDAILCKPGKLDPDEWQAMQEHTTIGYEMLRSSDMPILKLAARIALEHHEKWAGGGYPRNIKAEDISIEGRIIGLVDVFDALTSERVYKKAWPVEKAVQLIQEESGRHFDPMVVDTFLKNLTTMIDIRMTHAD